The Candidatus Thermoplasmatota archaeon genome includes the window AAATTCTTTCTCTCATGCTCTCCAAAGCTAAATCCTGTATATTTCTGAAACCGTATTCTTCTGTGTATCTCTTAGCAGCAACATACAAATTTTCAGGAATTTTCAAGTTTATTTGTTTTGCTTTCACAATATCTATAAGTATCTTTGGATATTTAAATTTTTTGAATCAGCCATGCATTTTTTCCTCCTTTGGGAAATTTGATGAGTACATATTTTCCTTTCAGTTTTTGTCCTGAGAGTTGGACTTCTATTTCCTTTTCTTCCTTCTTTATCAGTTCGTATTCTCCCTTATCCCATATGCTCACCTTCCCAGCACCGTACATCCCCTCAGGTATCTCACCCTCAAAATCCATATACTCGACGGTATGATCCTCTACCTGTATTGCCAGTCTTTTTTCTTTTCCTTCCGGCATGTTCTTTGGAATAGCCCAGCTCTTTGCCATCTCATCCATCTCCAAACGGAAATCGAAGTGATGATGGGAAGCGAAATGTTCCTGAACGACGAATTTCATATTTTTTAATCCATTTTATTTTTAAATATGTTCCCTGCGAAATATATCGTCTATAGAATAATGACGACAACTTTTTATTGCATTACGGTTTTAAATTCATGGAACTTGTAGGGCTGTGTGCCATTTGCGGAAAGCCAGGTGCAATGCATACTTGCAGGTTGTGCGGCAGTGCTGTATGTTCTGAGCATTTTGATGCCGGACACGGCGTCTGTACCGGATGCATGTGCAAAAATAAATAAACAAAAAGTTGATACACACTCATGAGAGAAAAAGAGAAGACAAAAGAAGAGATAAGAATAGGAATCGTCGTTTCTGAATTTAATTATGACATCACCATGATGATGCTCGAACGGGCGAAGGAACACGCGGAGTTTTTGGGAGCAAAGGTTGTCAAAGTAATTAAAGTGCCCGGCGTGTTTGACATGGGGCTTGCAATAAAAAAAATGCTTCAGAGCATGACGATCGATGGTGTTGTTGCCATCGGTGCGGTGATAGAGGGGGAGACGGAACACGATGAGATAGTTATCCAGCATGCATCAAGAAAGATAGCTGACCTGGCCATTCAGTACGATAAGCCTGTAGGCCTGGGCATTACAGGACCGGGAATGTCACGATTGCAGGCAGAAGAACGAATCGAGAGAGCAAAGACGGCTGTCGAGAGCGTAATAAAAATGTACAGGGCACTGGAAGATGACACTCCTTAAAAAATTGAGAAAAGGACGATTACGGGCAAATGCTTCCAGATTTGACGAATTTTCAGAAAAATACTTAAAATATGGAGTTATATAGAAAAAGATGCGGGCTATATTTCTTCTCGTAGCCGGAAATCTGATGCTGTCGTTAGTGGGGATGTTGTATTTCAGGGAGAACCGCACGCCGAATAAGTTAAAAAATTTTGAATTAACAAACTATTTTTTCTTTGGGATATTGTTTATTCTCATATCTTTAATTCATATAACGGAGACAAAAATAGACCCGGTTGTCACATCAAAATTCAGTCTGGATTTTACAAGAACGATATATTGTCTGGAGGGGGATATCGTCGGATTTTTCCAGTCGTGGAGCAACCCGCTTCTCGATTATTACATGGTCTTCATATACATGTTCGGTTTCACATTTCTCTTATATTTCACTCCGGTTTTGTACATATTCTCCAAGGATTTGAAAGCATTGAAATTAGCCATAACAATCTATGGGATAATAATAGCGGTTGCAATACCATTTTATCTCTTCTTTCCAGTAAATGATGTCTGGTGGGCATCTCAGAATTATTCATGGTATCAGGGAAGGGCTGTTGCATTCCGGCTCCAGCAGATATGGCCCGGCGTTACCGACAATTTTTTTGCTTTCACCACGCTTAACAACTGCTTTCCGAGTTTGCATTGTAGCATATCCATGGCCATGGCTGCAACCGCCTGGATAAGAAACTACAAAAAATTTGCGGTTGCAGCTAGCATTATTGCAATGTCCATACCTTTGGCAACGCTTTATCTGGGCATCCACTGGTTTACCGATGTTGTCGCTGGAGAGCTTCTTGCCCTTGCCGCAGTGCTTTTAGCCGTAAGAATTGTTGGAGAATAGTATGAAAGCGGCATGGTTCACAGATACGTGGCTGCCTGCCATGGATGGGGTGGTGAGTTCTCTCCTTTCATTTAAGGAAGAAATAGAAAAAAGGGGACATAAAATATATCTTTTTGTTCCC containing:
- a CDS encoding phosphatase PAP2 family protein, coding for MRAIFLLVAGNLMLSLVGMLYFRENRTPNKLKNFELTNYFFFGILFILISLIHITETKIDPVVTSKFSLDFTRTIYCLEGDIVGFFQSWSNPLLDYYMVFIYMFGFTFLLYFTPVLYIFSKDLKALKLAITIYGIIIAVAIPFYLFFPVNDVWWASQNYSWYQGRAVAFRLQQIWPGVTDNFFAFTTLNNCFPSLHCSISMAMAATAWIRNYKKFAVAASIIAMSIPLATLYLGIHWFTDVVAGELLALAAVLLAVRIVGE
- the ribH gene encoding 6,7-dimethyl-8-ribityllumazine synthase, producing the protein MREKEKTKEEIRIGIVVSEFNYDITMMMLERAKEHAEFLGAKVVKVIKVPGVFDMGLAIKKMLQSMTIDGVVAIGAVIEGETEHDEIVIQHASRKIADLAIQYDKPVGLGITGPGMSRLQAEERIERAKTAVESVIKMYRALEDDTP
- a CDS encoding DNA polymerase ligase N-terminal domain-containing protein, with translation MKFVVQEHFASHHHFDFRLEMDEMAKSWAIPKNMPEGKEKRLAIQVEDHTVEYMDFEGEIPEGMYGAGKVSIWDKGEYELIKKEEKEIEVQLSGQKLKGKYVLIKFPKGGKNAWLIQKI